The nucleotide sequence attatatttatagttataatatatgcgCTTCatgcatgtatatatgaaattgTGATTTTCTCATGCAAAAAAACATCGGGTAAATAATAGCCATATGTATAACtattacaaaaattttACAAGTAAAATTATGAATTCTAATCAATATGAAAATGACAATTATGCATCTTCCGAATCAGACAAGCATGGTGAAGAAGATGATTCTGCATTACTTCCAAATGGagatagaaaatatatgaatgaGAGCAAGAGTAatcaatataatattgagAATGGGCATTATGGatattatgataaattttttgGTAAACgaagaaacaaaaaatggaattattttgtcatattttttctagGCGTATGCCTAGGATTCGCTATATGGCCATTTCTTATGACAATCattacatataaattagtttataaagataattataataatcataattttcCAACAAGTGATAATTTGAATTCTTTAAAACCTTAtgtaaatgataaaaatagaaagaATGATAATCCTAATAATAGAGCGCCTCCAAGCGACCACGGTCAAAAAAAGCCATCTCCACATTTTAAACCCGTAAAATTTGATGAAATTGCTGGAATAGATGAATCAAAATTAGAACTTTTAGAAGTTGttgattttataaaaaatagagaACGCTATCAAGAAATGGGTGCACGAATGCCTAAAGGTGTGTTATTAGTTGGACCTCCAGGATCTGGTAAAACTATGCTAGCTCGAGCAGTAGCTACCGAAGCTAATgttccatatatatatacatctGGTCCAGAAtttatagaaatatatgtaGGTCAAGGAGCAAAAAGAATCAGGCAATTATTTTCACATGCTAGATCAGTTGCACCGTCAATTGTTTTTATCGATGAAATTGATGCAATAGGAGGGAAACGTAGTTCTAGCGCATCTAATGGTGCAGGGCAAAAAGAACATGATCAAACATTAAATCAATTATTAGTTGAAATGGATGGATTTAGTAATACTGTGCATATTATGGTCATAGGGGCAACGAATAGAATTGATACTTTAGATAGTGCTTTACTTAGACCTGGAAGATTTGATAGAATTGTATATGTTCCATTACCAGATGTAAACGGcaggaaaaaaatactagaaatttacataaaaaaaattaaaagtaaTTTAAATGCGAATGATATTGAAAGAATGTCGAGATTGACACCTGGTTTTTCGGGCGCCGATTTAGAAAACCTTGTAAATGAAGCAACTATATTAGCTACGCgaaacaaaaaaagttTAGTTACTATAAACGAATTATTTGAAGCACGAGATAAAGTTTCGATGGGGCCTGAAAGAAAATCGTTAAAACAATCAGAACATCAAAGGAGAATAACTGCTTATCATGAAGCTGGGCATGCAATAGTTGCATATTTTCTTCACCCCAAAACAGATCCTATACATAAAGCTACTATTATTTCTAGAGGTAATGCTTTAGGTTATGTAGAGCAAATACCTGTTGATGATAggcataattattttaaaagtcAAATGGAAGCAAAATTAGCAGTATGTATGGGGGGAAGAACAGCAGAAGAAATTGTTTTCGGGAAATCTGAAACAAGTAGTGGAGCATCTAGTGATATTTCAAGAGCTACTGATATAGCTTATAAAATGGTAACCGAGTGGGGAATGTCAGATAAATTAGGTccattaaattataaaaaaagaatggGTGATGGGTATTCTTCTATGAGATTATCAGCTCAAACTATATCAGCTATAGAAACGGAAGTTAAAACTTTAGTAGAAAAGGGAAAAGGCATATCAGAAGAAATTTTAAGAAGACATAGAAAAGAATTAGATAATTTAGCCTTTGCATTATTAGATAAAGAAACATTAACTGGAGacgaaattaaaaaaatagttgaTCCTAATAATTCAAGGGATCAATCAAATAGATATCAACTCTTGAATAAAGATTCTAAGAATGATGATACACAAAATGATCACAATAATAGTGGAAAGAAATCTGTACGAAACGATGGGAAAACAAACACAtcaaaaaacgaaaaaaatgaaccAAATTCTCATGAAAATAAGCATAAAGATTCTAGAGAAATTGATACCAATGACAAAGATACCACCAATAATATGAAATCTGATGAAGTTAATGATACTAATAAAATGGAGAATTTTATCGAAAGTAAATACATTGATACTAAAGATATAACGACACTTTCTTCTGAAAACGAAATTGGAATTTTAAgtaaacattttaaaaatgaaaacaaaaaacttaagaaaaaatattcgaGGGATCCAAACACCAAGAATTGCAATGTGCTAAAAATGGTAAATAGTCACAGGCCATCATATTATtctaaaaatgaaaactTTGACTCAGAAAATAGTATTAATAACTCATTGGATGATTATTCTAACAATTTTAGAAATACTAGAGATAGCGAAAACAActatgataataataacccTGTAAAAAATACTAGTGAACCTTTTACAAACGATTTTtctgaagaaaataataatgataatttaagttctgtaaaaacaaaagatataaattataataattttcagGAAATAGTAGATATATCacttattaaaaatgtttctGAAATGAAGAAGTTCAATATTTATGAGCataatttgaataaattatttttatttgacatttttaataattaaatttggagaataaataatatttagtATATTCACCACTATATCATATTTAACATTTtgtctttttcttttttatttttttcggtACTTTGTTGTTTGGAGAAAGTGtaaatacatatttctTTAAGCAAAATTAatgcatttatataatgctCAGCAAGCATGCTATATGcatagaatatatatatgcataactatattttgtatatctTAATAggtgataattttttttttcttaacgAGGGGATCTTTATATCCATTCCTTTTTGCATAAtagtatttattatatacataagtatttttaatttctttaGCGAATATGGGTATTCGCTATCTACTTCTCTACATTATCatattgcatatatttatttttatttatttacagcttttaatttttaaatacttttttctttttattttttccacaatataaaaaagcgattaataataaaattgcaAGCCAAAAAACgataaattttctttatttttatgttttcaATAAgctgaaaattataattttatttttgcgAATTTAACAGATATTAGATATCTATGTTGCATATGATGATCTAATATAAAAGTTATATTATGCTTATAAAGGTTTTGGATGCTTACACCTTACAATTTAGTATTTTATCCTATGATTAAAATATgtgaaataatatagaaatattaCTAATACTAGTTAATAAGAATATAACATGAACACATTAAAATGATGCATTTCATTTTAAAGAGGATCGGTATTGTCAATAAATATtgtcatatatataatcaaaTCTTAAATTTGAACAATTTTCACTATTTTTTgagaatattataaatatttgcatttttaATGAACCAAATTGGTAGAATATCTCCCTTTGATCATACATTATACATGTGTGTTCATATGCATACAATGGTGAAGcatatgaaataatatattataaacatAGATGTATTCTATgcaaatatacaaataagcGTGTATacttgataaaaatatatgtaccTTTAACCATTAATGCGCACAGGGAAATCAGCAATAAATTAATCATATTGTCATACatatttcatttctttTCCTTTTTCATGAATATggtaaatttttttaatttaaagttatttatatctttataagatgaaaaaatgagTATATTACATTCCCCATTTTATGGTATGcacacacacatatattgCATAAGCTTAAAATGTGTTAATaggaaaataatgaaacaTTATTGTAAATAACTGAAAAAATGTTCGTATTAGTcgtaaaatttataattttttttataatatttaaaatcgAAAATATACCAAAAATAATCCAATTAAAATCCCCAAAATTTACACATTAATTTATACaagaataatttaattaattctTTAATTAATGCATAATGATTTATccttataaaaaatatataggtgaatattaataattaatatgtatgccaaaaaataacttaggaaaaaaaaaataagtgtattttccattaataaaaaaatattgaagaaaaaaatttatacaaatCAGAATAACGAAAATTTATTAgaaatgtttaaaaaaatgtatggAAATTGTATTCTttaattatgcatataaataaggTATAAAATAGCATCGCAAACTAGAAAATAGTTACGTTAAATAATAAGCATATGCTATTTGCATACAAaccatatatatgtgaatTTATTTTGGCAAAGGATAtttgcataaaaaaatataaataaatatataaatataaaatatatattcctttatttttcgtaataaacataaaggtcttaaaatgttaaaatgtgtttttttacttcgtatgatataaaatgtattcCTATGGAATAATATCAAACATAAAAGcattaatatttgttttaatgtaaaacaaaaaatatgtatatatataacattttacAATTTGTAATGAATTTTTGTTCATGAGGATAACAAAAACAGAAGAAATTCATTATAACATGAATAGTGTTAAAATTTTGTGAATTATGTATTCCCgcaatatatatgtatatttttataatatattataggTATACacaatacataaaaaatatacacaattatgcatatgcaaaattcaaattttatgaaaaacaCATGTAgcacaattatatattatttataaacatattttttaagcaCATCAAAAGgatgtatttttaaaaactatttaatattttatatatacattatttcaacttcattttttttctgttcatttttaataaacatATGGTTATATGTAAGTATATGTGTACTGACAATAATGTGTTATACTAAATTTATTAAGATTATTTAGTATAGCCATGTATACATGATATCAACATGTATTTGCATACACATACATGTATacattcatatattattaaaaaaattttttttgtgttaaaaattattaataaaaggAGGGGAAATTAAGCAGgacattaaataaataaaatatgaaaaactATTTCACGAATAATACAGagaataatgaaataaacaacatttataaaaagtCAAAAGCagataatgaaaaagaaaatgcagataataataatataaaaattaatgatgtttataataaaaaaaatactgaGAAAATGCAAgaacataatataaatgaaatcgATAAGCTTAAAAACGAACTAAAAAGtgtaataatagaaaatagtgaattaaaaaagaaatataatgaagatactgaaaaattaaatttaatttctttaaaaaatgcatcACTTTTAAAAGAGGTAAATgatgagaaaaaaaatattcaaattgAATATAATACTTATAAAGAAGAATCTGTAAAAGATATAAGAAGACTACAAGAAGAATTGGATAAAAATGTTGTTATATTAAATCGTTTAAaagatgaaatattatttaaagaagaagaattaaaaaaatttcaagTTATAGAAAAACTATATAAAGAAGAATGTGAAAtcaatgaaaaaaatgatataagaataaaaacattAGAACAAATTCTAAGGGAGACAAAGGtgaatgaaaatgatacaaatgataaaaatatgaaccaatataatagtaatacATCAGAAAATGACCagataaatgataataaaaaattaacagaTGAAGAAATTCAATTGAATAAAAGAgaattggaaaaaaaaaatgaagaaataaatatgttaaataaaaagtatgaaagtttaaaaagaataaacaaagaaatagaaaaaaaaatatgctttttaaatgaagagctagattattataaaaataatgaaaattgtTTAGTCATgcaaaacatttttaatacgGAAAATAATGTTAGCGATTCTGTATGTAAAAAACACCTTGTCAAAGTATCTATactttataatatattaagtaaaataattatatatgatcAAACTGATCTGAAAGAAAAAGATAAGATGGTTTATACATtggaaaaagaaaacattcattttttgaagAAATTTATTGCAGATGAAATGTATTGtctatatttaaaagattgtattagtaaaataaatttaaccTATCAAGTTGATCTTCACAAACAAGAGAAAAAGTATATGCTATTAAATTCAGAATACGATGatctttataataaatttttgtttgaaaaaaatgaaaattgtttattaaatgaaaaatatgataaaattatttttaaccaaaaaaaagaaattcgAAGTTTAAAGAATCATATATCtaatcaaaataaagaCAAGGAATTgttaacaaaatatattgataattatattacttatatagaaaattcGTATCAACaatattgtatattaaataatgagTATAAAAACCTAGAAGATCTAGTTAATGACCTTAAggaaaagaataaaaatctAACTTCATTAGTCAATGGTATAAgcatgaataataataacaaaggTATTAATGGTGATTCTATAAATGATTTAGATTCATTAAATGTTAGTGAAAGCATTGGAGATAACAATATTAGCAaagatattaataattctaaTGATagtatgaataaaaaaaataaaatttctcTGGATGTAGATCATAtgaaattgataaaaaGTGATATTAAAGATAAAGAAATACGAATAGTAGAACTAGAAAGTAAAAACCTCGAATTGGTAAAAACAATTGACAACTTGAACgaagaaatattaaaaaataaaaaaaatgaatatgcAGAAAATGAATCAATGAAAATTAAAGATCTATGTTTTGATCTTAAAGATATTTGTTCAAAGTTAGAAttggaaataaaagaaaaaaattatattattgaaGAGTTAACAAAACGATTAACCCAatcagaaaataaaaataaagacaATCAAGTAATATTAGAATTATCTGAATttagaattaaaaattttaatgataacattaaatattatcaagataaaataaatgaattatgtgataaattaaaaacaaaagagTCAGAAAATGCAATTTTTCAAGATTTTAATAATAGattaaaagaagaaaaagaaaatctttcatatgaaaatataagtcttattgaaaaaaataaccagttacaaaaagaaaatgaacttttaaaaaaagaaataatgtTATTAAAAACTGGAGGAAATAATGTTAACTCAGAATCGggtaataatattcatggtaatattattaataatgaaaatggttataataatgataacaATTCCAACGATGAGTTTGTACCTATGAATaatagtatatttttaatggaTAAATCATACGAAGCAAATAGTCAAGTTACGAATTATGGCATAAATGAAGGAAAACAACAGAATAGTTTAATTAAAAGAACTTTGACATTTggaaatacaaataaacaGACTTGGAAAGACAATGGGGATTTAgctacaaaaataaatcatttatCTGAAGAGAATAATTTActaattaaagaaaatgaagaaatttttcataaattagAGCAAGTGTCTAatgaaaatgtaaaaataaggAATGAATTACTATATGCTAAAACAGATgctgaaaaatatttatttcatttagaACACgagaaaaaacaaaatggtaaatataaattattattaaaacaaaaaaaaagaaaaggcAATGAACTTAAAAGAACATTCAATAAAATGATGTTAACAGTAAAAAATTTAGttgttaatattaaaaaaattgacagagaaaataaaaaaaatgatattaacaattctttttttatttcttcgtcatctgaaaataattctaatgacgaatatttttctgaaaatgataaagcAAGTACTAATTTTATGTTCTCATCAGTTGAAAAATCCCGAAAAAGTGCAAATAGCACTACTGTTGATGCTAGGTCTAGTTTTCATAGTAAGTCAACTAATGCATTAGGAATATCAGACAATGGAAATATACCTTTGTcgatatttaaaaatagaaCCATATCGAACAATAATGAAACAATTACAAAAAGAatcaataataataataacattgGTAgcattgataaaaaaacgaaaaaaaaaacagtaAAAGGagtttatataaaaattcgAATGCATAGGTTTTCCATATGTGATAATTTTAGAATAGAcgcaaaaaaatacaaaaaagcATATAGAGAAATAGATAGCACgctaaataatataaataaaattgagaATAATATGAACCTGAATAAGTTGAATTCTCAACAAAAAATCGACAGCAAAGGGCTAGACACATTTTATTCTATTCCTAATAGTTGTAATTCGAAATTGATAGAATTTGAAAAAGGTGACGAAATAAATGATGCTCAAAATggtgaaaatatatttgtagaaagaaataatactaaaaaaactcacgaaaaaaataatcagCTCTTTTCGACTTTTcaaactaaaaaaatgatcaatgatttgaattatataaaaagaaaatatgattcaaaaataaaggaaacactaaatatgcaaaaaaaattaatggataatgaaaaagaattaaattGTAATATTGCAAAATATGTGAACTTACTAAATGATCACGATTTATTAATAActgaaataaaagaaagaacagataaattaacaaatatCGAAAAagattataatattttatttgcaaAATATAGTGAAAAACAAGATGAACTTAAAATGCACGAAAAGAAAATGCAAGAAGTTTTTAATGAGTGTAATGAAttagtaaaatatatggaaaagaaagaaaaaaaaattaacgaATTTGATgaagatttaaaaaaaatggaaataaaatataaagaagaaaaagaaaaaaatgatatactAACTAAAGATAATATTTCACtagataatataaattctaaatataaag is from Plasmodium berghei ANKA genome assembly, chromosome: 14 and encodes:
- a CDS encoding ATP-dependent zinc metalloprotease FTSH 1, putative; protein product: MYNYYKNFTSKIMNSNQYENDNYASSESDKHGEEDDSALLPNGDRKYMNESKSNQYNIENGHYGYYDKFFGKRRNKKWNYFVIFFLGVCLGFAIWPFLMTIITYKLVYKDNYNNHNFPTSDNLNSLKPYVNDKNRKNDNPNNRAPPSDHGQKKPSPHFKPVKFDEIAGIDESKLELLEVVDFIKNRERYQEMGARMPKGVLLVGPPGSGKTMLARAVATEANVPYIYTSGPEFIEIYVGQGAKRIRQLFSHARSVAPSIVFIDEIDAIGGKRSSSASNGAGQKEHDQTLNQLLVEMDGFSNTVHIMVIGATNRIDTLDSALLRPGRFDRIVYVPLPDVNGRKKILEIYIKKIKSNLNANDIERMSRLTPGFSGADLENLVNEATILATRNKKSLVTINELFEARDKVSMGPERKSLKQSEHQRRITAYHEAGHAIVAYFLHPKTDPIHKATIISRGNALGYVEQIPVDDRHNYFKSQMEAKLAVCMGGRTAEEIVFGKSETSSGASSDISRATDIAYKMVTEWGMSDKLGPLNYKKRMGDGYSSMRLSAQTISAIETEVKTLVEKGKGISEEILRRHRKELDNLAFALLDKETLTGDEIKKIVDPNNSRDQSNRYQLLNKDSKNDDTQNDHNNSGKKSVRNDGKTNTSKNEKNEPNSHENKHKDSREIDTNDKDTTNNMKSDEVNDTNKMENFIESKYIDTKDITTLSSENEIGILSKHFKNENKKLKKKYSRDPNTKNCNVLKMVNSHRPSYYSKNENFDSENSINNSLDDYSNNFRNTRDSENNYDNNNPVKNTSEPFTNDFSEENNNDNLSSVKTKDINYNNFQEIVDISLIKNVSEMKKFNIYEHNLNKLFLFDIFNN